The DNA region GTCTTCAGTGCGAACCGTTCAGTGACGGCACAGCCGGTACACACCGGCTCCTGTTCGAGTCGTTCGGTCTTGGTATGCGGTCCGCAGCTTATCGCGCCACAGTTCGCACAGTACGTGTACGAGTCCGTCGGGCCGCTCGTCTCGCAGTGCACGCACTGGTGGATGCCATCCTCGGTCGTCACGCGTGAGGGCCCGGCGGCGACGTACTGGTACGGATACGAGTACGTCTGGAGCTGCACAGTATGGCGGATATCGGGCAGGTAGACGGCCTCGATAGATTGGACGGAGATGTCCGAGCGGTTCGGTTCGCACGTTTTCGTGTACGTGACGTTGTTGTCGCCGGTGTAGGTCACGTCGGTCGTCTGTGCTGTCTGGAGCTGGTCGATGGCCCACTCCTTGTACTCCGTCTGGGTCTGGCCGAAGCGGCGTTGCTCGACGCTGTCGAAGGTGTCCTCGAACGCGTCCGCTGGGAGTTCGATTGCTGCGTGGCGGTTCTCGGCGACGAGTGTCGCAACATTCTCGGACGCGACCGTCGGATTCCCGCGGTCGGCGTGGATCACGAACTGTGTTCTGTCGTCGATGCGATGGACGACACCGACGGAGGTCTCGAATTCCGCATCGGTTTCGGCCGTGACCGTGACCGTCGGACGGAAGGTGGCGTGGGACTGGGGGTCGGGGACGGAACCGGCGTCGATGTTGTCGATATCTCGGAAGGCCTCGTGGACGGGCGCTGTCGGTGAGCTGGTCGGGTCGTATGGCCGCAGCGTCTCGTCACAGAGGATCTCGATGCGGCCGTTGTACAGATCGAGGCCGACCTCGTCGGCGATCTCACGGAGGGCTTGCCCGTCGATGATCTCGATTGGGTGTGGGTCACCGTTCTCGCGGAGTCGGTCGACGTACTCGTGGGCCGGCCCCGTGCAGCGGCCTGTTGTGACGACCATCCCGCGTCTGGGGCCGTCGAAATCGAACGTCGCGATCGCAGAGTGGAGTTTCTGGACGACCGGCCGCCCGACGGTGTCGGTGTGTTTGCACTCGACGACGATTGCCCGGCGTGTCCCGTCGACGACCTCTTCCATGAGGATATCCCGGCCTTCGTCGGCTGTCTTCTCGGCTTGACGGACGTTCTCGTAGCCGAGGTTCCGGAAGACGTCTTCCATCACGTCCTCGAACTCGAACCCGGACAGGTCATCTAGGACAGCCATGCGGTTCGTTGGTGGAATGCAACTGAAGGTACAAATGTGTTTGTCGGGCGGAGTTGGCTACTGTCTTGTCGGAACGAGGACGGACTGTGGTCCCTGCCAGGCGTTTCCCTATCTGGCACTCGGGCGGTAGTTCGGGATGAGGTGCAGCTGCCACCCGTGAGGTTTGGACCGGAGGGTGGGGGCCGGTCGAGCAGTTGTTTTAACCAACAAAGATGGGTGTAATCCGGTCAGTGTTGGTTAAGGGCCCAAGAACCCTCGTTGTAGCAACTTGCCTGACTGGTCCTGATCGGAGTATCTACGAGGGTGCTGGACGTGATGGACCGTAGCATAGTTGCCATGCCGGACCGAGACAGTCTGCCCGAGTACGACGCCCGTGGGGAGACGCTGGTTATTGGCGATACCCGAGTCGAGTTCGACCAGCCTATTGCGAAGGTGGTGATATATGAGAATCTGTATATCGTCCTCCTAGAG from Haloarcula salinisoli includes:
- a CDS encoding restriction endonuclease, producing the protein MAVLDDLSGFEFEDVMEDVFRNLGYENVRQAEKTADEGRDILMEEVVDGTRRAIVVECKHTDTVGRPVVQKLHSAIATFDFDGPRRGMVVTTGRCTGPAHEYVDRLRENGDPHPIEIIDGQALREIADEVGLDLYNGRIEILCDETLRPYDPTSSPTAPVHEAFRDIDNIDAGSVPDPQSHATFRPTVTVTAETDAEFETSVGVVHRIDDRTQFVIHADRGNPTVASENVATLVAENRHAAIELPADAFEDTFDSVEQRRFGQTQTEYKEWAIDQLQTAQTTDVTYTGDNNVTYTKTCEPNRSDISVQSIEAVYLPDIRHTVQLQTYSYPYQYVAAGPSRVTTEDGIHQCVHCETSGPTDSYTYCANCGAISCGPHTKTERLEQEPVCTGCAVTERFALKTKYFYDEDNLETFRDEYHSMAIHEKAMENPVLAGSVVALLLMVVAGFGVALI